tgtctcaaaaaacaaaacaaaacaaaaaaacaaacaaacaaaaaacaagaaaggaagaaaggaaagtgtgCTACTGATTGGCTCTTGGCTGGCAAAGaaaggcaaaggcacttgccatgaaGCCCAACAACCTCAGGTGAATCCCTGGAGCCCTAATGATGAAAGATCAGAACAGACTCTTGCTGGTTGTCCCCTGAGCTCAATactatcctctgagccatctgatGGCCCcgtgttgcttttttgtttgcttgatacAGGGTCTAATgcctaccaggctggccttgaactctctgtgggagaggatgaccttggatttaTACTCTTTTTGCTTTCATCGCTCCaggactaggattacaggcattggCCGCTTTACTTGGTTTATAGGGGCAGGGGATCAAACCAGGaccccaccttagtttttgagtaCCTAGAGCTTCCATTTGGCTAGCGTGACTGGGGTCTGTCCACTCACTGTTGTTGTGGTCACAGAAAAGATCACTGCACCGACCTTTATGcctgttctggggatctgaactcaggtcctcagcttgctcagcaagcattttactcactgagccgtgTCCCCAGTCCCTGaccttgttttttatttattccagTGTAGGAGGGgctactggggattgaacccacacATTCCACCACCCGACATCACCACCAGGCtaacactctaccactaagctccAATCCTTTGCTGACTGGGTATTCCTGTGGCTGAACTCTAGTTGCCTCGTTGGAAACAGGGATAATTATCTCAACTTTCTAGGAAGGTTGAGAGGGTAAAAATTGACcttgaagataaaaatatttatcactaCTTCCAACCCTCTGGTAATTAATCTGTGAACCTGTGTGGGAACTCTGGCGTTCCTATGAGATAATCTCAGGACGGACTTGGGCTCCTAGAAACACTGTAGGCTACCTGAAGTTCTCCTGGTTCTTGAGTTCCAGTAACAGGGTGAGATAACACTCCCTCTAGCACCAAGAGTCACTTAAGagttctggctttctttcttttttgtttttgtttgtcgagacagggtttctctgtaacttttggtgcctgtcctggaacatgctcttgtagaccaggctggcctcaaacgcacagatccaactgcctctgcctcctgagtgctaggattaaaggcatgagccatcatcaCCTGGCAagttctggctttctttcttttttttttttaactgacatttactgagctctgcatttttctctgctcccctccctgcctctcccctccccccttcagtccccatgctcccaatttactcaggagatcttgtctttttctacttcccatatagattaaatctatgtaagtctctcttagtgtcctcattgttgtctaagttctctgggattgtggtttgtaggctggctttctttgctttatgtttaaaaaccacctatgagtgagtacatgtgataattgtctttctgtgtctgggttacctcactcaaaataatgttttctagctccatccattttcctgcaaaattcaagctgtcgttgtttttttctgctgtgtagtactccattgtgtaaatgtaccacattttccttatccattctttgatcgaggggcatttaggttgtttccaggttctggctatgacaaacaaagctgctatgaacatagttgagcacatgtccttgtggcacgattaagcatccttcagatatatacccaaaagtggtattactggtcttgaggaaggttgtttcctaattttctgagaaatggccacactgacatccaaaggggctgtaccagcttgcactcccaccagcaatgcagaagtgttcccttttccccacaacctctccagcataagttgtcatcagtgtttttgatcttggccattctttcaggtgtaagatggaatctcagagttgttttgatttgatttctctgatgactaaggatgttgaacatttccgttctttcaaggtttttaaagaattttgctgggattttgctagGCATGCGGTGAATCTGTAAGTTCTGGCTTTCTTACAACACGGGTGGCAAAGACCTTGGATTGCGTCAAGATGAAGTTCCTCCTGCCTAAGCAGTTGCCTTTGGTTTGGGAACAagcaagagaaaaatcagagatGGGAGAGACCCTCAGGTTGCCATCAGAAGTGCCAGGAACTAACAAACTGGAGTCCTGAGCTAGGGTCCTGTCCTTGAATCCTCCAGCTAAAGGACCGAGCTCATAAAGCCCGCTGCAGGGACAACTAAGTTAAATCACTGGGCGAACACAGAACAGCTGTGCCTATTGGCAAGCATGGTGACTTGTGCAGAGCAGACAGATAGCTACTCCCCGTTTTCTGGGTTTTCCAGGGTGGGGTGTGGGACCAGGAAGACCTCCAGAGTCGGCAGGTGAgacagtttgtgtgtgttcagtgcCCACTCCCAGGCCCTGCTGAGAGGAAGGCACCCAGAAGGGTCCATTCACAATTTAGACCTCAGCTTTTCTCGGTGGTGCTATTGATAGCGAAGCAGACGAGGTGGGAGAGAAATGCTACAAAAGCAAGGAGGAATGTTCCAGTCTCTTCCGTTCAAAGAAAGGAAGCCTGGGTCATTTGCAGAAGCAGAAGGGACACAGACAGGAAACTCTAGGACCCTGGGGTGTGGAAGTTGGTCCTAGTGTTACTCCCAAATGAGACCTATTAAAGGAAACAGGGGTTGTTAGACATTAGAGGTAAATCTATCCTAGAAGACATGTAAGTGATCTTAGGATGGCTCATCTTggcagagacccccccccccccccccgcccatgcCAAGCTCTCTCCTCACAGGTGTTTAAAACATCATCCCTCACAGCAAACCCAGAAAGCTAACTGTCACAGCTAGACATGGTGACAGgtgcctgtcatcctagcatttgggaggctgaggcaaggtgATAGAGAGCTGGAGGCCATGGGGCTGGGCTTTGGCAAATAAAGCGCTTGTTTAGGATGCATGAAGCTTCGGCTTTGATCCCCGCTACCTTAtacaccaggcatggtgatgtgtgcctgtaatcACATTTAGAAGGTCActgtcaaggtcatcctcagcacgTAGTAAATTTGTAGCCAAAGATTTTAAGTattgcagtctccatttacagaagaTATTAAAGCTTAGAGAGATCAAATCCCTTGCTCCAGGCTTTAAAGTTCCTGCAGTTTGGGGACTCAAACCCAGTCCTCTGTCCCCCTTGCACCAGGAAAGCCCCTCAGTTCACATTCATCTGGAAAGCTGCCAATGGCAGGGCTACTCCGGCCCCATCCTGGAGAGCTTTCTGTGTGGGGGGCTCTCTCCGTCTAGGGCCTCTAACTAGCCTTCCTCCTGTGTCCTCAGGCTGAGGAACCTCTAGGTACCTCCCATAGATCTGTGACCAACACAAGCAACTCTCCCAGCCCTGAACAGCAGTGAGTACTCTCAGCAGGGGAAGGGCCAGCAGCCTGCCACGGTGTACCTCTGCTgggtttctctgcttctctacctCCATCTCCATCCTGCCTTCCACTTCACTGGCTCCTCTGAAACTCATGGCTTCCAGAGAACATACTTGTTCTGGAGCCCATTACGGCTTCAGCGGTTTGTCCCCAAAGGTGCCGGCAAGGACACtgtctgtttattctctctgtgtgtgtgtgtgtgtattgaaccTGGGGCCCTGTGCATGCCAGGTAAAAGCTCTACCACGGagatctctctccagccctttgcgcTTGCTTCTTTTCTTGATTGAGAGTGAATCTCGGGTAGCATGGAATTGCAttagacttgctgtgtagctgaggacgactgtgaacttctggtcctcctcccTTGTTTACCAAGTGCTAGAGTCACTGGTGTGCACTGCCATACCTGGCTTACGCTGTGCCTGAGATTGAATGCAGGGCTTACTAAGCTACGTACCCCCATTCCatggtgtggggggagggtgtgCATATGTAGAGTCAAAGGACAAGGACAGTTTTGGGGAATCGGTGCTGGCCTTTTACATGTGTATTCCAGGGATTTAAAACCagctcatcaggcttggcagcaaggccttacctgctgaaccatcttaccaTGCCCTGTTCTGTTGTTGGTTATTGGttatttctttgctcttttttggGCTCTTTTGGGGGGtccaccactcagctcccaaataaatcacatggagacttattcttacatATGAATACCTGACTTTAGCTTgccttatttctagccagctttgtttttttttttttctatttaaatcatCCCATTTACCTTatgcctctgggcttttgcctTTCTATATTTCTGTATGCCTTTCTTTGCTCCTTACTCCATGACTTGTAGTGTAGCTGGGTGAcagcccctgatgtcctcctcctttaTTTGTTCCTAGGGCTTCTCCTCCCACATCTCTCCTCCTAtctatcctctctgcctgccagtcccgcctatcctttctcctttcttgttattggccattcagctctttattagaccaatcatgtgttttagacaggcagagtaacacagctgcacagaattaaacaaatgcaacataaaagagtgcaataggctgggtggtggtgcatgtctttaatcccagcactcgggaggcagaggcaggcagatctctgtgagttctgccactgctagggctgttacaaagagaaaccttgtctcaaaaaaaaaaaaaaacaccacaacaaaaaccaaaacaaaaaaagaatgcaacgacacatttttgcatcattaaacaaatgttccacagtataaacaaatgtaacacatcttaaaataatattctacaacactgttcatttttaataacaaaaatgatgctacttgttaatttaaaaaaatcccaccacATGGAAGCACACTGTACTGTAGAAAGGTCTAATTTTCAATCAGGGGAGTTACTACACTCTTCTTCCCCTATGCTCTTTTCAGTCAACACCCATAAATTCGTGAAGCCAGATGCCTGTATTATCGCCCTTTAAAGATGGGTAAATAGAATCACAGAAAGATTGCCTGGTGCTAAGATCACAGAGCCGGAAGTAAAGAGGCGGGAGTCAACCTGAAAAGCCTAGCAGTACTTAGATATGGCCAATCACCTAAAAGTAACTCCATAAGAGCAATTCTTAAGGGGTCTTGTTTGAAAAATAGTATTTGCTAAaacaggtgtggtagcacatatcCGTAATCCCGGCACTTAGGAGATGGGGGCAGAAGAAGTAGAAATTCAGGATCCTTCTACAGCTACATATAGAGTGCAGCTGGCACGGGACTGAAATTGGGCCTGGTGTGTGAGTTCAGGCAATGGGCCCTAACTCTGTCCCTCCCTTTTATAGGTCCTAACCAGAGGCATGCGGTTGCCCCGCTTCTCCAGCACTTTTGTGCTTTCCCTCTTGATAACACAGACCTGCATCCTGGTCTTCCTGGTCTCCCGGCAAATGCCCTCATCCCCAGCTGGCAATAAGGGACATGTGCATGTGCTCGTGCTGTCCTCGTGGCGCTCGGGCTCGTCTTTCGTGGGCCAGCTCTTCAGCCAACACCCAGATGTCTTCTACCTGATGGAGCCGGCCTGGCACGTGTGGAATGCCCTGTCGCAGGGCAGTGCCCCTGTGCTTCACATGGCCGTGCGCGACCTGGTCCGTTCAGTATTCCTATGCGACATGGACGTATTTGATGCCTACCTGCCCTGGCGTCGCAACGTCTCAGATCTCTTTCAGTGGGCGGTGAGTCGCGCGTTGTGCTCGCCTCCAGTCTGCAACGCCTTCGGTCCCGGCAACATCAGCAGCGAGGAGGTGTGCAAGTCTCTGTGCCCAGCGCGGCCCTTCGGCCTGGTCCAGGAAGCCTGTAGCTCTTATAGCCACATAGTGCTCAAGGAGGTGCGCTTCTTTAACCTGCAAGTTCTCTACCCGCTGCTCAATGACCCCGCGCTCAACCTGCGCATCGTGCACCTGGTGCGCGACCCGCGGGCGGTGCTGCGTTCCCGAGAGCAGACAGCTAAGGCGCTGGCGCGGGACAATGGCATCGTCTTGGGTACCAACGGTACGCAGGTGGAGGCGGACCCCCGGCTGCGCGTGGTCAGTGAGGTGTGTCGCAGTCACGTGCGCATCGCAGAGGCCGCATTGTACAAGCCGCCGCCCTTCCTGCAAGATCGCTACCGCCTAGTGCGCTTCGAGGATCTGGCCCGGGACCCGCTCACCCAGATCCGTGAGCTCTATGCCTTCACCGGCCTGACCCTCACGCCGCAGCTCCAGACTTGGATCCACAACATCACGCACGGCTCAGGGGCAGGAACACGCCGTGAGGCCTTCAAGACCTCATCCAGGGATGCGCTCAGTGTGTCCCAAGCCTGGCGTCACACGCTGCCCTTCGCAAAGATTCAGCGGGTTCAGGAACTGTGCGCTGGTGCACTGCAGCTGCTGGGTTACCGACCTGTGCACTCCGAGCTTGAGCAGCGGGACCTCTCTCTGGACCTCCTGCTGCCGAGAGGCATGGACAGTTTCAAGTGGGCTTCTTCCACCGATGCGCAGCCAGAATCTTAAGAGTTTTAGTGGAGAGTCCCGGTTTTGACGTTAGGGCCTAGCGGAGTATGATAAAGAAAGGGCTTGGAGAACCCAGTAGAATGTCCACTACCGGCGGCTGAGAGTGGGGGTGGTCTTGCCCTGTATTAAGAAAGGACTGAGTACAAATTccacatttttttcctccctagATTATGATTTTCCTTTGAGCCCTCTAGGATCTGGGTTGCCATCATGCATTCTTATGAAAAGTGAAACCCCTGCCCACTTCCTCTGGTCACAGAGCAGCCAGACCCagacttcctttcctttttaccttctcttctctttggTGATACCATGCGATAGCAGAGAACGGTGTCCCAGACCCGGTCAGGAGTGGAAGGTTACTGCTGTTGGCCTGCTCCTAAAATTTGTGCACCTGCCTCTCGTTTGCTCACCCCGACTTCTGCTCACTCCTGTGCACTAGTCTCAGGGGCCAGCAAAGACTTGGACAGTTATGTGCACGTCAAGAAGGAATCCGAGAGGATGCCTCTTGTGGTTTCCTCTTAGATTCTTTGCCTGACCTTCTAGGAAGGAGCCCAGGCACACACCCCGTACCTGAGGGTGATGAATTTTTAATAAGCCTTTGATTCCTCCTGAAGTGAAAAATCCTAGTTCTGGAAATAAACATCATAAATGAGCTGCATGATCCAGACTATAGTTTACAACCTAGCACATTTGAATATCATCCCAAGAAGTAACATGTCTTGTACAAGGTCACACCTTATTTTTtgtaatgtatttattatgtatatagtgttctgtctgcatgtatgcctgcaggccagaagagggcaccagacctcattacagatggttgttgagCCACcctgtgattgctgggaattgaactcaggacctctggaagagcagtcagtgctcttaacctctgagccatctctccagctcccaccacCCAGGTCACATCTTAAGAAgggtgaagaaaggaaagaaatgctcTTACCACTGGGGGCTCAGCGGTAAGAGGGGACAATCCAGGTTTGCTTAGATCTGTCTCCCATCAGCAGTAATACCTAAACATATTTGTCCCTTATAAAATACAACTAGGGGAAACAGGAAATGGTAAAATTCTGGGTTCAGAGCAGAGAATCCCAAGTGTAACCTAGAGGAGCCTGgaagacaaagaagaggagggagagagatgggcgTCAAGCCAAGCATAACCAGTAGCAGGGCGAGCAGACTGGCAGGATCAGTGCCCAGGAGGCAGGTGGGGGCAGGTCATGGGGTGCCTGGAACTCAAGCTTGCCGGGAgcttaggaaaaaaatgtcataaaGAGTGGTTCTGCCTTGCCTTGGACCTTCTAGACAGAGCAAGAATACTTCCTGCAAACCACACCTGCTCTGTCAGCAAAGGGCTCGTTCAGGGGCTGCTGGGTGTGCAGAAGACTTAGTCCTGAGCTCAAGAAACAAGAGCCAGTAAGTgaacagtaaatatttaaaagaagggCGGGCTTCCTTCCTCAGGTGAGAACAAAAGTGGACTTGAGTCCACATCAAGCCCTGCAGGTCACATAGGGACACACACTGATCCAGGAACACTACCTTGTTACCACGACATGCTCCTGGTCATGGTTGCTGGTTCCTGATTCTCAGCATAGGTGTGGCCTTTGACAACTGGTGGAATTTAGGACAAAGAGCAGGATACAAGATTTGAAGACTGCCCAGGCTttcttcaaactcactatgtagctcagaatgACCTGgaacacatgtgtatgcatgtgtgcatacattcatGTCTAGTTACTTTACTGTTGccatgataagacaccatgaccaaggcagcttatagaagaaagcatttaatttggggcttttgatttcagaaggttagagtccatgaccataatggcagggaacatggcagcaggcatagcccttgagcagtagctgagagctcacatcttgagacacaaccagaaagaggagagaaagagagagagagagagagagagagagagagagagagagagagagagagagagagagagagagagagagagaggaggaagagaaggagtagaggagggagggagggaggaagggaggaaaagagagagggaggggaggaggagagagggacgGGGAAGGGGAGTAAACTAACTGGGaaatggcttgggcttttgaaacctcaaagcccaaccctcctccaacaaggcttcatgtcatccttcccaaacagctccaccaagtATTCACAGAtaagagcctatggggccattctcattcaaaccacaattcACGCGTATTGAATGTGGGCATGTGTATGCCATAGCATGCATGCaagcagagatcagaggacaaccttgggggattttctctttccactttttacaaaatttttaactttcttatCACTGTATGCATGATCTGTGTGGGGAGCTCACATGCGGGGGTCAGAGGTTAActttgtgggttccagggatcaaacccgGATCATAAGCCTTTTGTGTTAAGTGCTTTTACTTCATGAGTTTTCAGTATTATCTTCAGCtccaaagagagagggagagagagacagagaatgtgtatgtgtacttaCTAATGTAGCTATGTACGTGTGTTGTGAACCAATATATAGGTACTGGTaattgaacctctggaagagaagtaagtgcttttaacctcagagccatctctctttcttctttgagacagggtctcttgttttcTTCACTAAGCATACCAGACTAGGTAGTCTGTGAGCTTCTGGGATTCTCCTGACTGCACCTCCTGCTTCACTGTAGGAGCCCTgagattacacacacatacacacacacatcaacttttatgtgggttctggatatttgaactcaagttctcagaaCAGCAAATGTTTCACCCACTAAGCCGTCTCCAAAGAATGACCAAAGGAGAACTTAATGATCCTCCTGCTGTTATGGGGTAGAGACCCAAGACCACTCAGCACGACCAAAGTTCGAATTGAGAGTCTGTATTAAAGCCAGCAGTCACTGCTTAGAGAGGACACTTctcacagagaagccctgaaTGCATATTACAGGGAAATTTTAAtgaccccaaaacaaacaaacaaacaaaacccagccacacagagaaaagctACATCCTGGTTGGTagttgtggggggaggggagtaagcaagctgttataattttaaaaagcagcatgagagaaagacaccatgcaaCAGGGCTCAtgtgaagggattttttttaattgggggaaagagaatggaaaaagggggaaggggagggggagactggGGACAGGagtagaagagagaggggaaggagggagggagggaaaaacagacagagaagcagagagagacagaaagagagagagagacagacacacacacacacacacagagagagagagagagagagagagagagagagagagagagagagagagagagagagagagagagaggaggtgggtagggcccttttaaaagggaacatggCGAACATGCGAACATGCACAGGAGGTGTTCTtaatggctgcagctgaggacaggatcctgtcaggaccccaaggtcaagccagtacagatgcctgaagaCTATCACAAGTAATTTAACAAGAGCCAAGAGAATATGCAGTTAGCTGGGGGCATTTGACCACCAAGTTCTAGAACAGGGTTAGGTATTTTCCCACAGGACTCCTCAAGGAAGGGGACAGAAACCAAAAATGGCTTCAGCTAAGATAAGATGGAGAAACCTTTGTCCTGCTACACTGTCTCCgcctcctcaatgctgggattaaagactttaTCCCTCGGCATGTGTTTTATGTGGTATTGGGATTGGACCTAGGGTTTCAGATATTCTGAGCAAGCATGCTACCAACTGAGATCTACATCCCCCCTTTATCTTTCAAGCTTTAGTAGCTTCAGGCTGTGTTAAAAAACCTGTTTCTCCCCCTCCTGGCAATGTCAGCATGATACTTAAAGccctaattttgtttatttacttgtttgtttttgtttgtttgttttcgagactgcgtctctctacacagccctggctgtcgtctacatagaccaggttggcttcaaactcagagagatctgcctgcctttgcttcctgagcgCCAGGATTACAGACTGGCTAAAGCCTACCTTTATTGATGGACAGCTCAGAAAGTGACCTTAATCTCCTTAGACTAATGTAACACAAATGCcttagcctgtgtgtgtgtcacttttCTCCTGGCTGTCGAGAGAGAGCAACTTagcagggaaggaaacaggactggagagacgcTGGATTTCAGGGGTGTCACTTCATTTTGACAGACTATCGCGGAGCCGAGCAATTCACATCATGGTGGCTCGGGAACAAACAAAAGAGGGATGCACGAATGGACTAGAGCAAGAAACAGTCCCAGAGCATGCCCCCGGCAGTAGGCTTCTTCCAGCTAACTCCTACTTTTGACTACCTTCCAATAATTCCATCATATTGGGTATCATTCAAGTCATTCACCCATTCGACCGGTCAGAACTGTCATGGTCTAATGGCCTCAGATAaagtcctcacagacacacccagaggtgtgcttTACTAATCCCTTAGGTAGTTCTCAGTTCAGTCAAGTTGACCATGAAGGTCCATCAGCACACACTGTGTAATTTATAAACCATAGGTGAGGTGTTGGCATAGTCTAAAGACTAGCTCTTCCGTAAAGGCGGCACCTCTAGTTCTGTGATTACACCATGGGAAAGGACAGGGCAGCTCTCTCCAgcctatttattttttcagatcaGGGCTTGTTATGTATTAGAATAACACCCAAggtagcctggaattcactgtgtagctaagtagcccaggttggcctcaagctggAGACATGTGTCTCCCAAGCCTGCACCACCGTCCCAGACTCAGGCTTGCTTTGGAAGGGGATCCATTCCACTGTGAGGCTTTCAGCCTCTGAGTCTATCCAGTCACCCCACACTGTGCACCTCCGACTGCCAGCACCTGGGAAGTTAGGATTTATTCTTTccagctctctttccttctccagtaGCTCACTCTGTTGTCtgaactggcctcgaactcaatcCTCTTGCTGCCactccctgagctctgggattagaggtgcatgctaccacacccagtaCAAGTGCAACATACGCATTTGGGGGTCCACAGCAGAAAAACTCAGCCCATATAGCTCAGTATATGAGCTGGGATTCAAATTCACCACTTTGCCAGGTGGAGGTgttgcatggctttaatcccagcactcaagaggcagaggcaggtggttctctgagttcaaggccagcctggtctacagagtgagttccaggacagctggggctacacagagaaaccctgtctcaacctcctaccccctcaaaaaaaaaaaaaacccaaagaacaacaacaaaacctcacaGCTTTGACTTCAACATTACTGATCCCAGCTgctgtaggaggttcttctgtttcttttattggttaatgaataaagaaactgccttggccttttgatagggcagaacttaggtaggctggaaaaacagaactgaatgctgggaagaagtgagAGGGAGCggtcatggagccaccagagtcagacatgctgactctttcccggtaagccactgccacgtggcgatatagagatgaatagaaatgggttaaatcaagatgtgagagttagccaataagaggctagagaaaatgggccaagcaatgttttaattaatacaatttctgtgtggttattttggggctaagctagccgggcagccgggacgaacaagcagtctctccCTGCAACACCCAGCTAGTAAACCACACTAGGGATAAAAGCAGACC
This is a stretch of genomic DNA from Arvicola amphibius chromosome 15, mArvAmp1.2, whole genome shotgun sequence. It encodes these proteins:
- the Chst6 gene encoding carbohydrate sulfotransferase 6; the protein is MRLPRFSSTFVLSLLITQTCILVFLVSRQMPSSPAGNKGHVHVLVLSSWRSGSSFVGQLFSQHPDVFYLMEPAWHVWNALSQGSAPVLHMAVRDLVRSVFLCDMDVFDAYLPWRRNVSDLFQWAVSRALCSPPVCNAFGPGNISSEEVCKSLCPARPFGLVQEACSSYSHIVLKEVRFFNLQVLYPLLNDPALNLRIVHLVRDPRAVLRSREQTAKALARDNGIVLGTNGTQVEADPRLRVVSEVCRSHVRIAEAALYKPPPFLQDRYRLVRFEDLARDPLTQIRELYAFTGLTLTPQLQTWIHNITHGSGAGTRREAFKTSSRDALSVSQAWRHTLPFAKIQRVQELCAGALQLLGYRPVHSELEQRDLSLDLLLPRGMDSFKWASSTDAQPES